The following are encoded together in the Malaya genurostris strain Urasoe2022 chromosome 3, Malgen_1.1, whole genome shotgun sequence genome:
- the LOC131433758 gene encoding uncharacterized protein LOC131433758 codes for MEKLFQKIDGSSTKKLLDSGITSESIILMEDKDLMDIGIEKGPRLLILEFIRQENNNAQENINESNLNVLNWNDPHSTSSKARFTFFNEKEIRTALETRTDFRNTLYGELNVGGLPSNKNLLFMVRIVCSHFFEDRILNQRSYPTAFEKHLLAKQIVSTYPQLKRKKRNVMDPDEVSADKRKFNRNKAYDDFDFASQEVLEIVHARLQIQNPRTAALIIKQFPHMTAYNGLMIQQSFVRMTSLEQRVDMANILLKCILLNRHVFNDIEDEYIQGALVVFRELMVRGCKRLKEDDSMSVEEIQAAPLIRWVEESIKHEHLTTTTARYEPHIACFGDKFKKGSYYAVYGTESVSCGYSSLNCIDVFIKGFTVLNVRVPTLLRNLKDFLDIKVYSLKSHSSRNSVNNLLDVFDKVDNAERRSLISNGDTSI; via the exons ATAGCGGAATTACAAGCGAATCTATAATTTTAATGGAGGATAAAGATTTAATGGACATCGGAATAGAAAAAGGTCCGAGATTGCTAATATTGGAATTCATAAGACAGGAAAATAATAACGCCCAAGAAAACATAAATGAATCGAACTTAAATGTACTAAACTGGAACGATCCTCATTCAACGTCATCTAAAGCtcgttttactttttttaat gAAAAAGAAATAAGAACTGCGTTGGAAACAAGAACAGATTTTCGTAACACTCTCTATGGTGAACTTAATGTTGGAGGGTTACCAAGCAATAAAAACTTACTTTTCATGGTCAGAATTGTGTGTAGTCACTTTTTCGAGGATCGAATTCTAAACCAGCGCAG TTACCCCACAGCTTTTGAAAAACACTTGCTAGCAAAGCAAATTGTGTCAACATATCCTCagttgaagagaaagaaaagaaatgttatgGATCCGGATGAg GTGTCAGCAGATAAACGCAAATTCAACAGGAATAAAGCCTATGATGATTTCGACTTTGCTTCACAAGAAGTGTTGGAAATTGTGCATGCGCGGCTACAGATTCAAAACCCGAGAACTGCCGCATTA ATAATTAAACAATTTCCTCACATGACAGCGTATAATGGACTTATG ATTCAACAATCGTTCGTCCGCATGACTAGTTTGGAACAGCGAGTGGATATGGCGAATATTTTACTGAAGTGCATTCTTTTGAACCGACATGTCTTCAACGACATAGAAGATG AATACATTCAAGGCGCTCTTGTAGTATTCCGTGAGCTTATGGTTAGAGGCTGCAAAAGACTAAAGGAGGACGATTCGATGAGTGTGGAGGAAATACAAGCAGCACCGTTAATTCGTTGGGTTGAG GAATCGATAAAACACGAGCACCTAACGACCACCACTGCAAGATATGAGCCTCACATCGCTTGTTTCGGCGATAAGTTTAAAAAGGGTTCTTATTATGCCGTCTACGGCACAGAATCTGTATCCTGCGGCTACAGTTCTTTGAACTGTATCGATGTTTTCATTAAAGGTTTCACTGTTCTGAATGTTCGTGTTCCAACACTTCTTAGGAATTTGAAGGATTTTCTGGACATAAAAGTGTACTCGTTGAAAAGTCATAGCTCCCGGAACTCGGTCAATAATCTGTTGGATGTTTTTGATAAAGTTGACAATGCTGAACGTCGATCGTTGATATCAAATGGTGATACATCAATTTAG